A stretch of the Clostridiales bacterium genome encodes the following:
- the typA gene encoding translational GTPase TypA, producing MVREDIRNIAIIAHVDHGKTTLVDQMLKQGGVYRENQQTVDRVMDSNDLERERGITILSKNTAVHYSGHKINIVDTPGHADFGGEVERVLKMVDGVLLLVDSFEGPMPQTRFVLKKALELKLKVLIVINKVDRPDARCDEVVNEILDLLIDLDADESTIENPILYVSARKGTATLDLETPGTDLRPLFDAILKYIPAPEGDAEGPAQVLISTIDYSEYVGRIGVGRIVRGTFTEGMNVVHTNLETGVTSPVWRLGGLFQYDGLKRVNASEVKMGDIVALYGAEDISIGDTVCDPSCVEGLPFVKISEPTVTMTFSVNDSPFAGREGQYVTSRHLRARLMRELQTDVSLRVNDTQSTDSFEVCGRGELHLSILIENMRRQGYEFAVSKPRVIYKTIDGIKCEPVERLIVDTPQASAGAVIEKIGRRRGTLEHMSGSDRVRLEFLVPSRGLFGYRSEFMTDTRGEGIMSSVFERYEPVKGDIPHRNAGALICFETGVTTSYGLFYSQERGTLFIGAGENVYMGQICGQNARPGDLVVNVCKQKHVTNMRNASASEDAMRLISVHPLTLEECLEFIDDDELLEITPQNLRMRKRQLDHSLRAKARSKGEEIV from the coding sequence ATGGTACGTGAAGATATCCGCAATATCGCCATCATCGCCCACGTCGACCACGGCAAGACCACCCTGGTCGACCAGATGCTCAAGCAGGGCGGCGTATACCGTGAAAACCAGCAGACCGTGGACCGCGTCATGGACTCCAATGACCTGGAGCGCGAGCGCGGCATCACCATCCTGAGCAAGAACACCGCGGTGCACTACAGCGGCCACAAGATCAACATCGTCGACACCCCCGGCCACGCCGACTTCGGCGGCGAGGTGGAGCGCGTGCTGAAAATGGTCGACGGCGTGCTGCTGCTGGTGGACAGCTTTGAAGGCCCCATGCCCCAGACCCGCTTCGTGCTGAAGAAGGCCCTGGAGCTGAAGCTGAAGGTGCTGATCGTCATCAACAAGGTGGACCGCCCGGACGCCCGCTGCGACGAAGTCGTCAATGAGATCCTGGACCTGCTCATCGACCTGGATGCCGATGAATCCACCATCGAGAATCCGATCCTCTACGTCTCCGCCCGCAAGGGAACCGCGACGCTGGACCTGGAGACCCCCGGCACCGACCTGCGCCCCCTGTTCGACGCGATCCTGAAGTACATCCCCGCCCCGGAAGGCGATGCGGAAGGCCCTGCCCAGGTGCTGATCTCCACCATCGACTACAGCGAGTATGTGGGCCGCATCGGCGTGGGCCGCATCGTGCGCGGCACCTTCACCGAAGGCATGAACGTCGTGCACACGAACCTGGAAACCGGCGTCACCAGCCCCGTATGGCGGCTGGGCGGCCTGTTCCAGTATGACGGCCTGAAGCGGGTGAACGCTTCCGAAGTCAAAATGGGCGATATCGTGGCCCTGTACGGCGCCGAGGATATCTCCATCGGCGATACGGTATGCGATCCTTCCTGCGTGGAAGGCCTGCCTTTCGTCAAGATTTCCGAGCCCACCGTCACCATGACGTTCTCCGTAAACGACAGCCCCTTCGCCGGCCGGGAAGGCCAGTACGTCACCAGCCGTCACCTGCGTGCCCGCCTCATGCGGGAGCTGCAGACGGACGTCTCCCTCCGGGTGAACGACACCCAGAGCACAGACTCCTTCGAGGTCTGCGGCCGCGGTGAACTGCACCTGTCCATCCTCATCGAGAACATGCGCCGCCAGGGCTACGAGTTCGCGGTCAGCAAGCCCCGCGTCATCTACAAGACGATCGACGGCATCAAGTGCGAGCCCGTCGAGCGCCTGATCGTCGATACGCCCCAGGCATCCGCCGGCGCCGTCATTGAAAAGATCGGCCGCCGCCGCGGCACGCTGGAGCACATGAGCGGTTCCGACCGCGTGCGCCTGGAGTTCCTGGTTCCCTCCCGCGGCCTGTTCGGCTACCGCAGTGAATTCATGACCGACACCCGGGGCGAAGGCATCATGTCCTCCGTGTTCGAGCGCTACGAGCCCGTGAAGGGCGATATCCCGCACCGCAACGCCGGCGCCCTCATCTGCTTTGAAACCGGCGTCACCACCAGCTACGGCCTGTTCTACTCCCAGGAGCGCGGCACCCTGTTCATCGGGGCCGGCGAGAACGTCTACATGGGACAGATCTGCGGCCAGAATGCCCGCCCGGGCGACCTGGTGGTCAACGTCTGCAAGCAGAAGCACGTCACCAACATGCGCAACGCCTCCGCTTCGGAAGACGCCATGCGCCTGATCTCCGTGCACCCGCTGACGCTGGAGGAATGCCTGGAGTTCATCGATGACGATGAGCTGCTGGAAATCACTCCCCAGAACCTGCGCATGCGCAAGCGCCAGCTGGACCACTCCCTCCGCGCCAAGGCCCGGAGCAAGGGTGAAGAGATCGTGTAA
- a CDS encoding peptide chain release factor 3, with the protein MLHEQVEKRRTFAIISHPDAGKTTLTEKLLLYGGAIRSAGSVKARKTDKHATSDWMEIEKQRGISVTSSAMQFIYDGYRINILDTPGHQDFSEDTYRVLVAADAAVMLLDAAKGVEAQTIKLFKVCRMRNIPIFTFVNKMDRAAKDPFSLMEELEQVLGIRSCPINWPIGVDGDFQGVYHRDTKMVELYTGGDHGKKMVEKTDIAIDDPALEKVLEKHYRDRLQEEIELLDEAGDEFDLEKVRAGELTPMFFGSAVTNFGVEPFLDRFLSFTPPPLPRESDQGLITPEEPFFSGFIFKIQANMNPAHRDRLAFMRIVSGAFEKGMEVWHSGTGKPVALKQPQQFMADEREAVEEAWAGDIIGLFDPGIYRLGDTLSTGPKLHYANIPVFAPEFFNRVRPLDSMKRKQFQKGISQLAEEGAIQTFIRTETGREEFMVGVVGVLQFEVLEHRLRTEYQTEIVMEGMPFRYVRWVVKTPKPVEDLKLTSTSGRAKDSHGRDVLLFENEWSIRLACENNEGLELKETSDR; encoded by the coding sequence ATGCTCCATGAGCAGGTGGAAAAACGCCGCACCTTTGCGATCATTTCCCACCCCGACGCGGGTAAAACCACCCTGACCGAAAAGCTGCTCCTGTACGGCGGAGCGATCCGCAGCGCCGGCAGCGTCAAGGCCCGGAAAACGGACAAGCACGCGACCTCCGACTGGATGGAGATTGAAAAGCAGCGCGGCATCTCGGTCACGAGTTCCGCCATGCAGTTCATCTACGACGGGTACCGGATCAACATCCTGGATACCCCCGGCCACCAGGACTTCTCCGAGGATACCTACCGGGTGCTCGTCGCGGCGGACGCGGCGGTCATGCTGCTGGACGCGGCCAAGGGCGTGGAAGCCCAGACCATCAAGCTGTTCAAGGTCTGCCGTATGCGCAACATCCCGATTTTTACCTTTGTCAACAAGATGGACCGGGCCGCCAAGGATCCCTTCTCCCTGATGGAGGAGCTGGAGCAGGTGCTCGGCATCCGTTCCTGCCCCATCAACTGGCCCATCGGCGTGGATGGGGACTTCCAGGGCGTCTACCACCGGGATACGAAGATGGTGGAACTGTACACCGGCGGGGACCACGGCAAGAAAATGGTCGAAAAGACCGATATCGCCATCGATGATCCCGCGCTGGAAAAGGTGCTGGAGAAGCACTACCGCGACCGCCTGCAGGAGGAAATCGAGCTGCTGGACGAAGCCGGCGATGAGTTTGACCTGGAGAAGGTCCGCGCCGGGGAGCTGACACCCATGTTCTTCGGCTCCGCGGTCACCAACTTCGGCGTCGAGCCGTTCCTGGACCGCTTCCTTTCCTTCACGCCGCCGCCCCTGCCCCGGGAAAGCGACCAGGGCCTGATCACGCCCGAGGAGCCTTTCTTCTCCGGCTTCATCTTCAAGATCCAGGCCAACATGAACCCGGCGCACCGCGACCGCCTTGCCTTCATGCGCATTGTGTCCGGCGCCTTTGAAAAGGGTATGGAAGTATGGCACAGCGGCACCGGCAAGCCGGTGGCCCTGAAGCAGCCCCAGCAGTTTATGGCGGACGAGCGGGAAGCCGTGGAGGAGGCATGGGCAGGCGACATCATCGGCCTGTTCGACCCCGGGATATACCGCCTGGGCGACACCCTGTCCACCGGACCCAAGCTGCACTACGCCAACATCCCGGTGTTCGCGCCGGAATTCTTCAACCGCGTCCGCCCGCTGGACAGCATGAAGCGCAAGCAGTTCCAGAAGGGCATCAGCCAGCTGGCGGAGGAAGGCGCCATCCAGACCTTCATCCGCACCGAGACGGGCCGCGAAGAATTCATGGTCGGCGTCGTCGGTGTGCTGCAGTTTGAAGTGCTCGAGCACCGGCTGCGAACGGAGTACCAGACGGAAATCGTCATGGAAGGCATGCCCTTCCGGTATGTCCGCTGGGTCGTGAAGACGCCCAAGCCCGTGGAGGACCTGAAACTGACCTCCACATCCGGCCGGGCGAAGGACAGCCACGGCCGGGACGTGCTGCTCTTTGAAAACGAATGGAGCATCCGCCTCGCCTGCGAAAACAACGAAGGCCTGGAGCTGAAGGAAACCTCCGATAGGTAA
- a CDS encoding sigma-70 family RNA polymerase sigma factor — protein sequence MTAPITDTRTEQVSRMVVQYEKDMLMLCFVYLRNMDLAQEALQESFLKAYTRFDTFRGASSEKTWLTRIVINTCKDIRRAAWFRHRSLEISAELPGAVLPPDETHIDLMDAILKLPLQSREVILLKYDQGLNNEEIAGLLGLTPMAVSKRMRKAYSLMRNILEGGEKNHE from the coding sequence ATGACAGCACCGATTACGGATACCCGCACAGAGCAGGTCAGCCGGATGGTGGTCCAGTATGAGAAGGATATGCTGATGCTGTGCTTTGTCTACCTGCGCAATATGGACCTCGCGCAGGAAGCACTGCAGGAAAGCTTTCTCAAGGCCTATACCCGCTTTGATACCTTCCGCGGGGCGTCTTCCGAAAAGACGTGGCTGACACGGATCGTCATCAACACCTGCAAGGATATCCGCCGGGCGGCATGGTTCAGGCACCGGAGCCTGGAGATCTCCGCGGAACTGCCTGGCGCCGTCCTGCCCCCCGATGAAACCCACATTGACCTGATGGACGCAATCCTGAAACTGCCGCTGCAAAGCCGCGAGGTCATCCTGCTGAAGTATGACCAGGGGCTGAACAACGAGGAAATCGCCGGCCTGCTCGGCCTGACACCAATGGCGGTTTCCAAGCGGATGCGGAAGGCCTACAGCCTGATGCGGAATATCCTGGAAGGAGGAGAAAAAAACCATGAGTGA
- a CDS encoding sigma-70 family RNA polymerase sigma factor — METSITMTGESDRTEAVNRMVIQYEKEMLKLCYVYLRDIHLAQEALQESFLKAYTRYHTYRGESSEKTWLTHIVVNTCKDFRRSAWFRRRGSELCADQIPDAVPPPDEAHMDLMNAVMKLPVKNREVILLKYQQGMNNEEIAGVLGLTPMAVSKRMRQAYARLRDVLEGDDPNDQ, encoded by the coding sequence ATGGAGACGTCCATCACCATGACCGGGGAATCCGACCGCACGGAAGCGGTCAACCGGATGGTCATCCAGTATGAAAAGGAAATGCTGAAGCTCTGCTATGTGTACCTGCGGGATATCCACCTGGCGCAGGAGGCGCTGCAGGAGAGCTTCCTTAAGGCATATACCCGGTACCACACTTACCGCGGGGAATCTTCCGAAAAAACATGGCTGACCCATATCGTGGTCAACACCTGCAAAGACTTCCGCCGGTCCGCCTGGTTCCGGCGCCGCGGCTCGGAACTGTGCGCGGACCAGATTCCGGACGCTGTTCCGCCGCCGGATGAGGCCCATATGGACCTGATGAACGCGGTCATGAAACTGCCGGTGAAAAACCGGGAGGTGATCCTGCTGAAATACCAGCAGGGCATGAACAACGAAGAGATTGCCGGGGTGCTTGGCCTGACGCCGATGGCGGTGTCCAAACGGATGCGCCAGGCATATGCCCGGCTGCGGGATGTACTGGAAGGAGATGACCCGAATGACCAATGA
- a CDS encoding ImmA/IrrE family metallo-endopeptidase, whose protein sequence is MNPRLSAESLFVVGRSVRRFIREYDVCSFPLNCFRLLDTIREKQLIRLDILETSRLSAAFDAVAGYFPSVDSYAIVMKPVPERWKERSPDRRCNFTLAHELGHIFCGHLAIPGQAKSPEERLRDDLEADEFAGRLLMPAGLVRACRPRNLSALAEAFLVSEQAAARRLENLGNPDIFTPVRGNICLRCGLLSAPGAAYCAACGRKSGPAPGVLPVPYPAAPADKTGRVTRCPLCRNTEFSENARFCRICGTPAFNTCADESCARACHPGARFCPSCGSETAYARRGLLPEWKDVRGAFIRRQLAKEEDAE, encoded by the coding sequence GTGAACCCGCGGCTTTCCGCGGAGAGCCTTTTTGTCGTCGGCCGCAGCGTCCGGCGCTTCATCCGGGAATATGACGTCTGTTCCTTTCCCCTGAACTGCTTCCGCCTGCTGGATACCATCCGCGAAAAGCAGCTCATCCGCCTGGATATCCTGGAAACCAGCCGGCTGTCCGCCGCGTTCGACGCCGTGGCTGGATATTTCCCGTCGGTCGACAGCTATGCAATCGTCATGAAGCCGGTCCCGGAGCGCTGGAAGGAGCGTTCCCCGGACCGGCGCTGCAATTTCACCCTGGCCCATGAGCTGGGGCATATTTTCTGCGGCCACCTGGCGATTCCCGGACAGGCGAAATCCCCGGAGGAGCGCCTCCGGGACGACCTGGAGGCGGATGAGTTTGCCGGCCGCCTGCTGATGCCTGCCGGGCTTGTCCGCGCCTGCCGCCCCCGGAACCTTTCCGCCCTGGCGGAAGCCTTCCTCGTTTCGGAGCAGGCGGCCGCCCGGCGGCTGGAAAACCTCGGAAACCCGGATATCTTCACCCCGGTCCGGGGAAACATCTGCCTGCGCTGCGGCCTGCTGTCCGCTCCCGGCGCGGCATACTGCGCCGCCTGCGGCCGGAAATCCGGCCCGGCCCCCGGTGTTCTCCCCGTTCCGTATCCGGCGGCCCCGGCGGATAAAACCGGCCGGGTCACCCGGTGCCCCCTCTGCCGGAATACGGAGTTTTCGGAAAACGCGCGCTTCTGCCGCATCTGCGGCACGCCCGCCTTCAACACCTGCGCCGATGAATCCTGTGCCCGGGCCTGCCATCCCGGGGCCCGCTTCTGCCCGTCCTGCGGCAGTGAAACCGCATACGCCCGCCGCGGGCTCCTGCCGGAATGGAAAGACGTCCGCGGGGCGTTTATCCGCCGGCAGCTCGCAAAGGAGGAGGATGCCGAATGA
- a CDS encoding helix-turn-helix transcriptional regulator, protein MTLGEYLISARTERGVSQRELAEKCGISSAEISRVESGKRQKPSPTILKAVADALVISYPALMALAGYSQETHEAEQTFEQVFRDENGEIVDVVRGVREMLSKDAAWANIAYRVSHELSDRDRQILMDMANVYLERRRAEKAKEGKS, encoded by the coding sequence ATGACCTTAGGAGAATACCTGATCAGCGCCCGCACGGAGCGCGGCGTCTCCCAGCGGGAGCTGGCCGAAAAGTGCGGAATCAGCTCGGCTGAAATCTCCCGTGTGGAATCCGGCAAGCGGCAGAAGCCGTCCCCCACGATCCTGAAGGCGGTGGCCGACGCCCTGGTCATCAGCTATCCCGCCCTGATGGCCCTGGCCGGCTACAGCCAGGAAACCCACGAGGCGGAGCAGACCTTCGAGCAGGTCTTCCGGGATGAGAACGGGGAAATTGTGGACGTTGTCCGCGGCGTGCGGGAAATGCTCTCGAAGGACGCCGCCTGGGCCAATATCGCCTACCGCGTCTCCCATGAGCTCAGCGACCGCGACCGGCAGATCCTCATGGACATGGCCAACGTATACCTGGAGCGCCGCCGCGCCGAAAAGGCAAAGGAAGGCAAGTCGTGA
- a CDS encoding GNAT family N-acetyltransferase: MDYAKLFNEMHPGFFDQGYIREMPEEYAFAELVMDLRKERPAVPAYCPPEGITFGVYRGGIAALREAVAQVDDDWVQYFHETTPVFCAFDGEEIAAFCILSDWGTHGGLRIGGPGCVGTVPAYRGKGIGLEMVRLATEQQAADGFDISWIHYTHLEKWYSRLGYRTVLKWNRTGFIFAGE, encoded by the coding sequence ATGGATTACGCGAAACTGTTCAATGAAATGCACCCCGGTTTTTTTGACCAGGGGTATATCCGGGAGATGCCGGAAGAATATGCGTTCGCCGAGCTGGTGATGGACCTGCGGAAGGAGCGTCCGGCGGTGCCGGCGTACTGCCCGCCGGAAGGAATCACCTTCGGCGTGTACCGCGGCGGCATCGCGGCGCTGCGGGAGGCGGTGGCGCAGGTGGACGACGACTGGGTGCAGTACTTCCACGAGACCACTCCGGTATTCTGCGCCTTTGACGGGGAAGAAATCGCGGCGTTCTGCATCCTGAGCGACTGGGGGACGCACGGCGGCCTGCGGATCGGCGGGCCGGGATGCGTCGGTACGGTGCCGGCATACCGCGGAAAGGGCATCGGGCTGGAGATGGTGCGGCTGGCCACGGAGCAGCAGGCCGCGGATGGCTTTGACATCTCCTGGATCCACTATACGCACCTGGAGAAGTGGTACAGCCGCCTGGGCTACCGCACGGTGCTGAAGTGGAACCGCACCGGTTTTATCTTCGCCGGGGAATAA